Within Paeniglutamicibacter psychrophenolicus, the genomic segment AGCCTATCTCCAATGCGTAGTGGCAGGCCCGCGAAAATCACGCAGGCGGGGCCCACCCTCGGTGGGCCCCGCCCGGGGATCGTGGATCGGGGTGCGTCAGCCGGCGTAGGCGCGCACCGGAACCAGTGCGTCCTTCAATGCCGCCAGCTGCGAGGCGACGGCCGAGGGTGCGGTGCCGCCCTGGGCGCTGCGCGAGTTCAGCGAGCCCTCGGTGGACAGCACGCTGCGGACCTCGGGGGTCAGGTGCCCGGAGATGCCCGCGTATTCGGCATCGGACAGGTCCCAGAGCTCAACGCCCTTGGACTCGGCCAGCTTCACCGCGGCGCCGGAAAGCTCATGGGCATCGCGGAAGGGCACGCCCTGGCGGACCAGCCACTCGGCGATGTCCGTGGCCAGGGCGAAGCCCAGCGGTGCCAGCTCGGCCATGCGCGGCGTGTTGAACTTCAGGGTCGCGATCATGCCGGAGACCGCCGGGAGAAGCAGCTCGAGGGTGTCGGTGGCGTCGAAGACAGGTTCCTTGTCTTCCTGCAGGTCGCGGTTGTATGCCAGAGGCAGTGCCTTGAGCGTGGCCAGCAGTCCGGTCAGGTTGCCGATCAGGCGCCCGGCCTTGCCGCGGGCCAGCTCGGCGACGTCCGGGTTCTTTTTCTGCGGCATGATCGAGGAGCCGGTGGAGAAGGCGTCGTCGAGGGTGACGAAGGAGAATTCCTTGGTGGCCCAGAGGATGACCTCCTCCGAGATGCGCGAGAGGTTCACCCCGATCATGGCGGCGACCCAGGCGTATTCGGCGAAGACGTCGCGCGCGGCGGTCCCGTCGATGGAGTTCCACGCCGCGGAGTCGAAGCCGAGCTCGGCGGCCACGGCGTTCGGGTCAAGGCCCAGCGAGGAGCCGGCCAGGGCGCCGGAGCCGTAGGGCGAGACGGCCGCGCGCTTGTCCCAGTCGGCCAGGCGCTGCACGTCGCGCAGCATCGCCCAGGCGTGGGCCAACAGGTGGTGCGAGAGCAGGATCGGCTGTGCGTGCTGCAGGTGGGTGCGCCCGGGCATCGCGGCGTTGGGGTGCGCCTCGGCCTGCTCGACGAGCGCGTCGATGGTGGCCAGCACGCCGCGGGCGATGATGCGGGCGTGGTCGCGCAGGAACATGCGGCCCAGGGTCGCGATCTGGTCGTTGCGCGAGCGGCCGGCGCGCAGCTTGCCGCCCAGCGCGGCTCCGGCTCGCTCGATCAGTCCGCGCTCGAGGGAACCATGGACGTCCTCGTCGGAGTCGGAGGCAACGTAGGCACCCGAGACCACGTCGGCCTCGAGGGTGTCCAGTGCCGCGACCATGCCGGCGAGTTCGGCGTCGTCAAGCAGCCCGGCGGTGTGCAGCACGCGGGCGTGGGCGCGGGAGCCGGCGATGTCGTAGCGGGCCAGGCGCCAGTCGAAGTGCGTGGACTTGCTCAGTGCCGCCAGCGCATCGGCCGGGCCGCCCGCAAAGCGTCCGCCCCAGAGTGCACCTTCGTTTGTTGCCGATCCCATGTTCATCCTTCCGTGCGCCTTGTGTCGGCGCCGGGTCGCGAGGTGTCCAAATCCATTGCCCATCCTAATGCAGGGCCGTGTGCCGGCCCCGGATGAAACACCACTGATCTAATACTTATTCATAAGTCTACATAAATATTCACAACCCGCATTCACGGGCCAATCCCTCCCACGCCAGCCGGTACGATTTGGATATGACTGATTCGAGCGCCCCCGATTCCTTGAACGACGAAGAGATCGCGTTCCTGCACTCCATTTTCGACCTGGCCCGCGAGGGCAGCACCGCGAAGCTGATGACCCTGCTTGACCAGGGAATCCCTGCCGACCTGACGGACCCCAAGGGCGACACGCTGATGATCCTGGCCGCCTACAACGGCCACAACGACATCGTTGAAGGCCTGCTCGAGCGCGGCGCGGACATCAACCGGCTCAACGACAAGGGCCAGGGCGCACTGACCTGTGCGGTGTTCCGCAAGAACGAACCGCTCGCCCGGCTCCTGCTCTCCAAGGGCGCCGATCCGCGCCTCGGGGCGCAGAACGCGATCGCCGTCGCCAAGATGTTCGACCTGCCCGAGTTCGAGGCAGTGATCGCGGAATACCTGTAGGCCTCCTCGGCCGCCGCGGCCCGCACCGCGGGCACTATACGGCCACGGGTTGCAGTTGGACAGGGGGCCCGCGCGCATCGGTACACAACCGTGACCGCCCCTCGGCCGGCCCCCGGCCCGACCCCTGTCACACAAGCCCCCCGAGACCCGGCTTTTGGCACCCTTTTCGGCTTTGCGCTAGTCACACCTGAGAATCCCCTGTGTGACCCTCCACAAGAGCAGGGCTGACGCGTATCGTGGTGCTTATCAGGTGTATTGGATCACTGACAGGAGCGAACAAATGCATATCGACATCGTGCGAGGGGACATCACCGAACAAAAGGTCGATGCGATCGTCAATGCTGCAAATCCCTCCCTTCTTGGTGGCGGTGGCGTTGACGATGCCATTCACGTGGCGGCGGGCCCGTCCCTGCTGGCCGAATGCCGGAAGCTGAGGGCCACGACCCACCCGGACGGGCTGGCCTCCGGGCTCGCCCTGGCCACTGGCGCCGGAAATCTTCCCGCGCGTTGGGTCATCCACACCCCTGGGCCCAACCGCCATGTGGGGCAGACGAACCCCAAGACGCTGGACAAATGCTTCACCAATTCCTTGTACGTCGCCTCGCGGCTGGGAGCCACCAGCATTGCGTTTCCGGCCATCGGCGCCGGGGCCTACGGCTGGACCCCGGAAGACGTCGCCTCGATCGCTGCCCACGCCATCAGCGCGTGGTTCGAGCTGTACGTGCACTCGACATCGATCCACCGGGTCGTGCTGGTTGCATACAACGACGAGGTCGAAGCCGCCTTCCGCGAGGCCTTTGACACACCGCGCACCGAGAGCCAGCTCGTCCACGGACCGTAGTGCGCCTCGGCGCACCCACTGGCAGTGCATGGTTCCTTGGGGGGCTGCCCGCGCATCGCGCGGGCAGCCCCCCCAAGTACTTCGCGGGCGCCGGACGCATTCGCCTTTCGCGCGCCGACGCGTATTCCGAAGCCGGGCACTACCGGGAATCGCTGGCGCTCGAGTCCGGTCCCCCGGCCCCGGAGCCCAGGGCATTGATGTAGCCGATTGCCGGCCCCAGCCCGTCCACGACCAGCTCGAAGACAACCTCCCGGCCTTCCCTGCGCCTGTGGGCCAGGCCGGCCTCCACGAGGATCCTCAGGTGCTTGGCCACGGCCTGCCTGCTGATCCCCAGGGGCGCACTCAGTCGCGACGCACTGGCCGCCTTCTCTCCTAGTAGTGCAAGCACCTGCCGCCGGGTCTCATCCGACAGCGCCGCAAAGATCGGCTGTGTCGATTCGGCGCCCGGCAGCCCATTCATTTACCGCTCAAATATCGTTGCGCCGCGAGCATCTCGGCATTCCAGCCCCGGGTGTTGGCGCTGATGACACGGGCATGTTCGTCCTGGTCGAAGGCCGCGAATCCGCTCTCCATGACCCGGAGCCTCACCGCACCGGAGTTGGTGCTTTCCACCCAGAACTCAACGAGCGTGTTGGGGACCGGGTCGTCCCATTCGTCCCCGCCCAGCGAACGGAAGGCCGCGTAGCGCGGAGCCTCGAGGGTGACCGTCTCGAATTCGAATTGGCCGTAGATGGCGTCATGGACGATGGAGAAGGCGCCGTTGGTTTCGATGCGATGGGGTGTGATCGCCCCGCCATTGATGAACCAGCCAGGTTCGCTGACCAGCTCCCAGACGGATTCCGCGGTGGCGGTGATGTCGATGGTTGCCTCGATGGCATCCTGTCGTTCGGTGTCCATGTGTTTCCCCTCAAGATGCAAAGCCCTTGTGCAACAAAATGGTTGCACAAGGGCTTGCGTTGCACAAGGGGCCTACGGACCGGTAGCCGCCATGGGTTCGACGGCCCTCCATGCACTGGAAGGATCCGGGCCGACGGCACCTGAAGCCAGGATGCCGGTCGTCCCGATGATGATGCCGGCCAGGATCACCAGCAGCACCAGGGCAAGCAGGATCGAGCCAAGCACCGCCGCTCTCTTGCGTGGTTCCAAGTTTGCCTCCTGGGGCCCGGAATCCGGTGTGCCGGCTACTGCGGGTCGGCCAATGCCAAGAACCGGGCTGCGACCTCGGCGCCGCCGTCGACCTCGCGCGTCACCATCATGACGGTGTCGTCCCCGGCAATGCAGCCCAGGATCTGCGGCATCGTGGAGTGGTCGATGGACAGGGCCAGGAAATTTGCGGCCCCCGGCGGGGTACGCAGCACCACGATGTTCCCCGAGGCCTCGGCGGTTATCAGCAGTTCGGCGCATTGCTTGGCGAGCTTGGCGTCATGGATTTCCTGGCTGACCCCTGCCTGCGGGCTGCGGTCTCCACCCTCCTGGCGCACCGCATAGACCAGCCCGCCGTCGACCCCGCGCACGCGCACCGCACCAAGTTCCACCAGGTCCCTCGACAACGTGGCCTGGGTGACCGCCATCCCGTCCTCGGCCAGCAGGGCCACGAGCTCGGCCTGCGAACGGACGGTTTGGGTGGACAAGATCGAGCTCACCCGCGCCTGGCGGGCAATCTTCGTTGTTGGCTGGAACGATGCGGGGGTGCTCATCGGTTGGAGTCCACTCCGGCAACGTCCGCCAGGCCCGACTTGGCCAGCAGCCAGGCCATGATGGCCTTCTGCGCGTGCACGCGGTTCTCCGCCTCGTCAAAGACGACCGACTGCGGGCCGTCAATGACCTCCGCGGAGATCTCGTAGCCGCGGTAGGCAGGCAGGCAGTGCAGCACCACGGCATCCTTGTCCGCGTGGGCCATGGCCGCCGAATCCACGGCGTAGTCGCGGAACAGCTCCATGCGCTGGGCCTTCTCGTCTTCCTGTCCCATGGAGACCCACGTGTCGGTGGCGACCACGTCGGCGCCGGCAAGGGCGGCGGCGGCATCGGTGGTCACGAGCACCGAGCCACCGGTTTCGGCCGCACGCTTTTCGGCTGCGGCAATGATCTCCGCGGCCGGCAGGTAACCCTCGGGACCGGCAATGCGCACGTGCATGCCCGCCGTGACCCCGGCCAGCAGGTAGGAGTTGGCCATGTTGTTGGCCGAGTCCCCCAGGTAGGCCATGGACAGCCCGGCCAGCGTGCCCTTGTGCTCTCGCACGGTGAGCAGGTCGGCCAGCAGCTGGCAGGGGTGGTAGTCGTCGGACAGGGCGTTGATGACCGGGACGTTGGAGTTCTGTGCCATCTCCTCCAGTCCGGCCTGGGCGTAGGTGCGCCACACGATGGTGGAGACCATGCGCTCGAGGACCTTGGCGGAGTCGGAGATCGATTCCTTGTGGCCCAGCTGCGATTCGGCGGAGTTGATGATCAGCGGGGAACCGCCGAGCTCGGCGATGCCGGCGGCGAAGGAGACGCGGGTGCGGGTGGAGGTCTTGTCGAAAAAGACCGCCACGGTCTGCGGGCCGGCGTACGGCTTGTATCCGTACTTGTCTTTTTTCATGGCCACGGCAAGGTCAAGGACCTCGCCCTGCTCGGCCTGGGTCAGGTCCAGGTCGGTCAGGAAATGGCGAACGGTGTTGGTCATGGTCGCGGGTCCTATTCCTTGGTGGCGGCAACGGCGGCGGCGTAAAGCGCCGGCAGTGCCGCAACGAATGTGTCGAGTTGCTCGGTGGTGATGATCAGCGGGGGTGCCAGGCGCAGCGTGTTGGGGCCCGGGGCGTTGATGATGAACCCGGCATCCAGTGCCGCGGTCACCACGGCAGGTGCGACAGCCGCTTCCAGGTCCAGCCCGATGAGCAGGCCCCGGCCGCGGACGGCGGTGACGAAGTCCAGCGCGGCAAGCTTGGAGCGCAGCTGGGCCCCCACGGACTTCACCTGGTCCAGGAGCCCCTGGGTTTCGATGACGTGCAAGGTGGCCAGCGCCGCGGCGGTGGCCACGGGGTTGCCGCCGAAGGTGGTCCCGTGCTGCCCGGGGGCCAGCAGGCCGGTGGCCTGCGTGCCGAAGACGATCATGGCCCCAATGGGGAAGCCGCCGCCCAGGCCCTTGGCCAGGGTCATGGCGTCGGGCGTGACCCCGGCGGAGGCAAACCATTCCCCGGTGCGGCCGATGCCGGTCTGGACCTCGTCGAAGACCAGCAGTGCTCCGGCCTCCGCGGTGATCGTCCGTGCCGCCTGCAGGTAGCCGGGGGCGAATTCGATGACGCCGGCCTCGCCCTGGATGGGCTCGATGAACACCGCGGCGGTGGTCTCGTCCACAGCTGCGCGCAGGGCCTCGATGTCGCCGGCCGGGATCCATTCGACTCCCCCGGGCAATGGCTCGAAGGGCTCGCGGTAGGCCTGCTTCCAGGTCAGCGCGAGCGCGCCCATGGTGCGTCCGTGGAAGGCTTGCTCCAGGGCAATGATCTTGGTGCGGGGGGCCTGCCGGGTGCCGGCGTTGCGGCGGGCAAGTTTGAAGGCGGCCTCGTTGGCCTCGGTGCCGGAGTTGGTGAAGAAGACCTTGGAACCGGCCGGTGCCTGGCTGATTTCCAGCAGTTTTTCGGCCAGGGCGATCTGCGTGGGGCTGGTGAAGAAGTTGGAGATGTGTCCCAGCGTTGCCAGCTGGGAGGAGATCACCGAGGTGACCAGCGGGTGGGCGTGGCCCAGGGCGTTGACGGCGATCCCGGAGAGCAGGTCGAGGTATTCCTTGCCGTCCGCGTCCCACACGTGGCAGCCTGCCCCGCGCACCAACACCCGCTGCGGGGTGCCGAAGACACCGAGCAGCGAGTGGTTGTAGCGGGCCAGCAGCTCGCTGCCGGCCAGGGCGTTCAGGGCGCCGGTTTCTTGCTCAATGATCGCGTTCATGCCTTGTCCTTGGGAATGACTTGGGTTCCGACGCCGGCGGAGGTGAAGACCTCCAGCAGCATGGAGTGCGGTTGGCGGCCATCGACGATGTGGGCCTGGCCCACGCCCTCGTCCACGGCCTTGAGGCAGGCTGCCATCTTGGGGATCATGCCCGATTCCAGCGAGGGCATCAGGGCGCGCAGCTCCTCGGTGTCCAGCGAGGTGATCAGCGATGACTTGTCGGGCCAGGCGGCGTAGAGGCCCTCGACGTCGGTGAGGATCACCAGCTTGGAGGCGCCCAGGGCGCTGGCCAGCGCCGCGGCGGCGGTGTCGGCGTTGACGTTGAGCACCTGCCCGGTGGGGTTGTCCTTTTCGTCGACCTCCGGGGCCACGGTGGAGACGACCGGGATCTTGCCGGCGGCCAGCAGGTCCAGGATCTGGTCGGGCTTGACGCCTGTCACTTCGCCGACGAGCCCGAGGTCCACGTGCTGCCCGGCGATGTAGGTCCCGGTGCGCACGGCGCGCAGCAGGGCGCCGTCCTCGCCGGAGAGCCCCACCGCGTAGGGGCCGTGCGAGTTGATCAATCCGATCAGTTCGCGCTGCACCTGCCCGGTGAGCACCATGCGCACCACGTCCATGGCTTCGGGGGTGGTGACGCGCAGCCCGCCCTTGAACTCGGATTCGATGCCCAGGCGGCTGAGCATGGAATTGATCTGCGGGCCTCCCCCGTGCACGACCACGGGGTTGATCCCCACGTGGCGCAGGAAGACGATGTCCTCGGCGAAGGCGCGGCGCAATGCCTCGTTGACCATGGCGTTGCCGCCGTACTTGATCACCATGGTGGTGCCGGCGAAACGCTGGATCCAGGGAAGCGCCTCGATCAGGGCCTCGGCCTTGCGTTGGGCCACGTCCATGGATGTGGGTGTTTTCTCAGACATGCTCTTGGGTGATCCTCACTGGAACGTTTGGGTCGGATGGGTGTGCCCCCTCGGCGGGCAACGGAGATTGGATCCGTTGCCCGCCGAGGGGGCGAAAAGCGCCATCTAGCTGCTGTAGGCGGAGTTCTCGTGGACGTAGTCGTGGGTCAGGTCGTTGGTCCACAGGCTGGCCTCGGCCATCCCGGCGTTAAGGTCGATTTCCACGAGCACCTGGCGGCCGCTGAGGTCCACCAGGTTCCTGTCGTCGCCCACACCACCGTTGCGGCAGACCTGCACGCCGTTGATGGACACATTCAGCTCGTCGGCTTCGAAGGCCGCCTGGGTGGTCCCGACCGCGGAGAGCACCCGTCCCCAGTTGGGGTCTTGGCCGAAGATCGCGGTCTTGAACAGGTTGGAGCGCGCCACGGTGCGCGAGACCTCCACGGCCTCGTCCTCGGTGGCCGCGTTGAAGGTGCGGATGGTGATCTCGTGGGCGGCGCCCTCGGCGTCGGAGATCAGCGTCTTGGCCAGCTCCACGCAGGTTGCGGCGAGCCCGGCGGAGAACTCCACGAGGTCCGGGACCGTGCCCGACGCGCCGGAGGACATCAGGATGACGGTGTCGTTGGTGGACATGCAGCCATCGGAATCGGCGCGGTCGAAGCTCACCCGGGTGGCTTCGCGCAGCGCGGCGTCCAGCTGGGCGGGATCCAGCACGGCGTCGGTGGTGATGACCACGAGCATGGTGGCCAGCCCGGGGGCGAGCATGCCGGCGCCCTTGGCCATGGCACCGATCGAGTAGCCGGTGCCGGTGAATCCGGCTTGCTTGGACACGGTGTCGGTGGTCATGATGGCGGTGGCCGCGGCGGAGCCGCCGTCGAACTCGTTGCCGGTGCCCAGTGCGGCGGCCGCGGCGCCGACGCCGGGGATGATCTTGTCCATCGGCAGCTGCTCGCCGATCAGCCCGGTGGAGCACACCAGCACGTCACCGCTGGAAACGCCCAGCACCGTGGCGACGTGCTCGGCGGTGGCGTGGGTGTTGGCGAAGCCCTCGGGGCCGGTGCAGGCGTTGGCGCCGCCGGAGTTCAGCACCACGGCGTCGGCGCGTCCGTCGCTGATGACCTGGCGGGACCAGTACACCGGGGCGGCTGCCACGCGGTTGGAGGTGAACACGGCCGCGGCGTCGAAGCGCGGGCCGTTGTTGCGCACCAGCGCCAGGTCCGGGTTTCCGGAGGCCTTGAGCCCGGCGGTGATGCCCGAGGCGTCGAAGCCTGCCGGGGTGGTGATTCCCATGGGTGCGGTGCTCACGGTGCTACTCCTTCAAGTGCCAGGCCGGCGGTTTCGTTCAGGCCCAGGGCGATGTTCATGGATTGGACGGCGCCGCCGGCGGTGCCCTTGGTCAGGTTGTCGATGACGGTGGAGACGATCACGCGGCCCGCGTGCGGGTCGAAGGCCAACTGGATCTGGGCGTGGTTCGAGCCCATGACCGAGGAGGTCGCGGGCCATTGGCCCTCGGGCAGCACGTGCACGAACGGCTCGTCCTTGTAGGCCGCGACCCAGGCGGCGCGCAGCGTTGCCTCGTCCACGCCGGGCTTGACCTTGGCGGTGGCGGTGGTGAGGATGCCGCGCGGCATCGGCGCAAGGGTCGGGGTGAAGGAGACCGTCACCGGGACCCCTGCCGCGTTGGACAGGCCCTGTTCCATCTCCGGGGTGTGGCGGTGGGAGCCGCCAACGCCATAGGGATTCATCGATCCCATGACCTCGGCGCCGATCAGGTTGACCTTGGCGCTCTTGCCGGCGCCGGAGGTTCCGGAGGCGGAGACCACCACGACGTCGTCGGGCTCGAGCAGGTTCGCGGCGAAGCCCGGCACGAGGGCCAGCTGGACCGAGGTCGGGTAGCAGCCTGGCACCGCGATGCGCTTGGCGCCCACGAGCTTGGCGCGGGCCCCGGGCAGCTCGGGCAGTCCGTAGGGCCAGGTTCCGGCGTGTGTCGAACCGTAGAACTTTTCCCAGGCCTCGGGCGATTCGAGGCGGTGGTCCGCCCCGGCGTCGATGACCAGGGTCTCGGCCGGGAGCCGGGAGGCGATTTCGGCGCTGTGCCCGTGCGGCAGGGCCAGGAACACGACGTCGTGTCCGCTCAATTGCTCTACGGTGGTTTCCACCAGGATGCGGTCGGCCAGGGAATGCAGGTGCGGGGCAAGTTCGCCCAGTCGCTGCCCGGCATTCGAGTGGGCGGTGATGGCCCCGATGGTTACGTCCGGGTGATTGGACAGCAAGCGCAAGACCTCGCCGCCGGCATACCCACTGGCTCCGGATACAGCTACTGAAATCGTCATAAACCAACCCTACTACGCATTTATGCATGATTACTAATAAATATTCACACTGGGGTGTCCCATCTCGCAACATCCCCGCCACCTGGCCCGGAGGTTTCGAGGTCGAACGCTATGGTTGTGTCAAAACAAAGAGCCGACCAAGGAGTTGCGCACGTGAGTCCCCATGCAATTATCGCCCGTCAGGCCGGCGGTCCCGAAGTATTCGACTATGTTTCCTCGGAAACCCTCTCTCCGCGTGCCGGGCAGCTGCTGGTAAAGGTCGCCGCCGTGGGCGTGAACTTCATCGAAACCTACCAGCGATCGGGAGTTTACAAGGTCAAGTACCCCTTCATCCCGGGCAGCGAATACGCGGGCACCGTCGAGGCCATCGGCGACGGGGTCACCGGCTTTGCCGTCGGTGACCAGGTGGCCACCACCGAGGGGTCCAAGGCGTACGCCAACTACACGCTGCTGGATGCCGAGAAGGCCTTGCCGGTTCCCGCAAACGTCCCGCTGGACGTTGCCGGCGCGCTTCCGCTGCAGGGCATCACCGCCCACTACCTCGTCAATTCGAGCTACAACGTCCAGCCCGGGGACACCGTGCTGACCTATGCCGGGGCCGGCGGGGTGGGCCTGCTGCTGATCCAGTTGCTCAAGCTGCGCGGGGCCACCGTCATCACAACCACCTCGACCCCGGAAAAGGCGGAACTGGCGCGCGGCGCCGGTGCCGACCATGTCCTGGGCTACGACGAGGTCCCGGCGCGAGTCCGCGAAATCACCGGTGGCGGCGGCGTGGATGTCGTGTATGACGGAATCGGCAAGGACACCTTCGACGGGTCCCTCGAATCCCTGAAAATCCGCGGCACCCTGGTGCTCTTCGGCGGCGCGTCGGGCCAGGTCCCGCCCTTTGACCTGCAACGCCTGAATGCACACGGCTCGCTCACCGTGACCCGGCCCAAGATCGGCGACTTCCTGCTGGATGCCGAGGAGCGCCGCTGGCGCTCGGGCGAGATCTTCGGCCTGGTCGCCGACGGCAAGCTCAACGTCAGGATCGGCGCCCGCTTCCCGCTGGCCGAGGCCGGTGCCGCGCACACGGCCCTGGAATCCCGTGCCACCACGGGCAAGGTCATCTTGGTACCGTAACCGCGAGCGGGCTACGCATGCCTGCGGGCCACTAGACAATATGTAAGTGAGGCCGAAACCTCCGCTTCAAGCTTTCGTGGTTTGCCATGCGTTCGGGTCTTGGCCTTGCAGCCAAACCGCTGTGGAATGGTAGTGCCACATTGAAGGTTGGAGGTCCCGGCTATGTCCGAGCGTACCTATATCGGGCTCGATGTCCATGCCCGCAGCATCGTGGGATGCGCCCTGAACATCGACACCGGCGAATTGACCCGTTCACGTTTCGAGGACGACCTGCTGGGCACCGCGGAATGGGTACGGGGATTCGGCCCCGGGGTCCGGGTCGTCTACGAGGCCGGTCCCACCGGCTTCGGGCTGGCCCGGCACTTCCGGGCTGCCGGCATCGACTGCGTGATCGCCGCACCCTCGAAACTGCTGCGGGCCCCCGGAGACAAAATCAAGACGGATCGGCGCGACGCCAAAATTTTGGCGACCATGCTGGCGCTGGGCGAGGTCACCGAGGTCACGATCCCGGACCCCGGGCAGGAGGCCCTGCGGGACCTCTCCCGCGCCCGGCATGTCGCCTCGGCCGACAATGCGCATGCCAAGCAGCGGGTCAATGCGATCCTGCTGCGCCACGGCATCCTCTTCCAAGGCGGCAAGTCCCGCTGGACCCGGGAACACCTGAGGTGGCTGCACCAGCAGCACTTCGAGGACCCGGCGCTCGAGTTCGCCTTCCAGGAATCCCTGGCGCAGGAGGAGTCCATGTCCGTGCGGCTGAAGCGGATCGACAAGGAGGTGGCCCGCGTCGCCGCGGACTGCCGCTACACCGAGATCATCAATGCCCTGGCGTGCCTGCGCGGCATCAGCACCGTGGGTGCCTTCGGGCTGGCCACCGAGATCGGGGACTGGACCCGCTTCA encodes:
- a CDS encoding O-acetyl-ADP-ribose deacetylase, which gives rise to MHIDIVRGDITEQKVDAIVNAANPSLLGGGGVDDAIHVAAGPSLLAECRKLRATTHPDGLASGLALATGAGNLPARWVIHTPGPNRHVGQTNPKTLDKCFTNSLYVASRLGATSIAFPAIGAGAYGWTPEDVASIAAHAISAWFELYVHSTSIHRVVLVAYNDEVEAAFREAFDTPRTESQLVHGP
- the argF gene encoding ornithine carbamoyltransferase; amino-acid sequence: MTNTVRHFLTDLDLTQAEQGEVLDLAVAMKKDKYGYKPYAGPQTVAVFFDKTSTRTRVSFAAGIAELGGSPLIINSAESQLGHKESISDSAKVLERMVSTIVWRTYAQAGLEEMAQNSNVPVINALSDDYHPCQLLADLLTVREHKGTLAGLSMAYLGDSANNMANSYLLAGVTAGMHVRIAGPEGYLPAAEIIAAAEKRAAETGGSVLVTTDAAAALAGADVVATDTWVSMGQEDEKAQRMELFRDYAVDSAAMAHADKDAVVLHCLPAYRGYEISAEVIDGPQSVVFDEAENRVHAQKAIMAWLLAKSGLADVAGVDSNR
- a CDS encoding ArsR/SmtB family transcription factor, whose product is MNGLPGAESTQPIFAALSDETRRQVLALLGEKAASASRLSAPLGISRQAVAKHLRILVEAGLAHRRREGREVVFELVVDGLGPAIGYINALGSGAGGPDSSASDSR
- a CDS encoding arginine repressor, with the translated sequence MSTPASFQPTTKIARQARVSSILSTQTVRSQAELVALLAEDGMAVTQATLSRDLVELGAVRVRGVDGGLVYAVRQEGGDRSPQAGVSQEIHDAKLAKQCAELLITAEASGNIVVLRTPPGAANFLALSIDHSTMPQILGCIAGDDTVMMVTREVDGGAEVAARFLALADPQ
- the argJ gene encoding bifunctional glutamate N-acetyltransferase/amino-acid acetyltransferase ArgJ translates to MGITTPAGFDASGITAGLKASGNPDLALVRNNGPRFDAAAVFTSNRVAAAPVYWSRQVISDGRADAVVLNSGGANACTGPEGFANTHATAEHVATVLGVSSGDVLVCSTGLIGEQLPMDKIIPGVGAAAAALGTGNEFDGGSAAATAIMTTDTVSKQAGFTGTGYSIGAMAKGAGMLAPGLATMLVVITTDAVLDPAQLDAALREATRVSFDRADSDGCMSTNDTVILMSSGASGTVPDLVEFSAGLAATCVELAKTLISDAEGAAHEITIRTFNAATEDEAVEVSRTVARSNLFKTAIFGQDPNWGRVLSAVGTTQAAFEADELNVSINGVQVCRNGGVGDDRNLVDLSGRQVLVEIDLNAGMAEASLWTNDLTHDYVHENSAYSS
- the argB gene encoding acetylglutamate kinase; the protein is MSEKTPTSMDVAQRKAEALIEALPWIQRFAGTTMVIKYGGNAMVNEALRRAFAEDIVFLRHVGINPVVVHGGGPQINSMLSRLGIESEFKGGLRVTTPEAMDVVRMVLTGQVQRELIGLINSHGPYAVGLSGEDGALLRAVRTGTYIAGQHVDLGLVGEVTGVKPDQILDLLAAGKIPVVSTVAPEVDEKDNPTGQVLNVNADTAAAALASALGASKLVILTDVEGLYAAWPDKSSLITSLDTEELRALMPSLESGMIPKMAACLKAVDEGVGQAHIVDGRQPHSMLLEVFTSAGVGTQVIPKDKA
- a CDS encoding acetylornithine transaminase, producing the protein MNAIIEQETGALNALAGSELLARYNHSLLGVFGTPQRVLVRGAGCHVWDADGKEYLDLLSGIAVNALGHAHPLVTSVISSQLATLGHISNFFTSPTQIALAEKLLEISQAPAGSKVFFTNSGTEANEAAFKLARRNAGTRQAPRTKIIALEQAFHGRTMGALALTWKQAYREPFEPLPGGVEWIPAGDIEALRAAVDETTAAVFIEPIQGEAGVIEFAPGYLQAARTITAEAGALLVFDEVQTGIGRTGEWFASAGVTPDAMTLAKGLGGGFPIGAMIVFGTQATGLLAPGQHGTTFGGNPVATAAALATLHVIETQGLLDQVKSVGAQLRSKLAALDFVTAVRGRGLLIGLDLEAAVAPAVVTAALDAGFIINAPGPNTLRLAPPLIITTEQLDTFVAALPALYAAAVAATKE
- a CDS encoding ankyrin repeat domain-containing protein; the encoded protein is MTDSSAPDSLNDEEIAFLHSIFDLAREGSTAKLMTLLDQGIPADLTDPKGDTLMILAAYNGHNDIVEGLLERGADINRLNDKGQGALTCAVFRKNEPLARLLLSKGADPRLGAQNAIAVAKMFDLPEFEAVIAEYL
- the argH gene encoding argininosuccinate lyase — its product is MGSATNEGALWGGRFAGGPADALAALSKSTHFDWRLARYDIAGSRAHARVLHTAGLLDDAELAGMVAALDTLEADVVSGAYVASDSDEDVHGSLERGLIERAGAALGGKLRAGRSRNDQIATLGRMFLRDHARIIARGVLATIDALVEQAEAHPNAAMPGRTHLQHAQPILLSHHLLAHAWAMLRDVQRLADWDKRAAVSPYGSGALAGSSLGLDPNAVAAELGFDSAAWNSIDGTAARDVFAEYAWVAAMIGVNLSRISEEVILWATKEFSFVTLDDAFSTGSSIMPQKKNPDVAELARGKAGRLIGNLTGLLATLKALPLAYNRDLQEDKEPVFDATDTLELLLPAVSGMIATLKFNTPRMAELAPLGFALATDIAEWLVRQGVPFRDAHELSGAAVKLAESKGVELWDLSDAEYAGISGHLTPEVRSVLSTEGSLNSRSAQGGTAPSAVASQLAALKDALVPVRAYAG
- a CDS encoding ATPase; translation: MDTERQDAIEATIDITATAESVWELVSEPGWFINGGAITPHRIETNGAFSIVHDAIYGQFEFETVTLEAPRYAAFRSLGGDEWDDPVPNTLVEFWVESTNSGAVRLRVMESGFAAFDQDEHARVISANTRGWNAEMLAAQRYLSGK
- the argC gene encoding N-acetyl-gamma-glutamyl-phosphate reductase, producing the protein MTISVAVSGASGYAGGEVLRLLSNHPDVTIGAITAHSNAGQRLGELAPHLHSLADRILVETTVEQLSGHDVVFLALPHGHSAEIASRLPAETLVIDAGADHRLESPEAWEKFYGSTHAGTWPYGLPELPGARAKLVGAKRIAVPGCYPTSVQLALVPGFAANLLEPDDVVVVSASGTSGAGKSAKVNLIGAEVMGSMNPYGVGGSHRHTPEMEQGLSNAAGVPVTVSFTPTLAPMPRGILTTATAKVKPGVDEATLRAAWVAAYKDEPFVHVLPEGQWPATSSVMGSNHAQIQLAFDPHAGRVIVSTVIDNLTKGTAGGAVQSMNIALGLNETAGLALEGVAP